A genomic region of Erythrobacter sp. SCSIO 43205 contains the following coding sequences:
- a CDS encoding ABC transporter ATP-binding protein has product MTPDNAAGSYTDVNTDARPLAIEARGLVKSFDGTKAVDGVDISVPEGAIYGVLGPNGAGKTTTLRMLLGIIDPDEGVRMIFGHDRPHDIGRLIGYLPEERGLYPAMKAIEAIAFMGALRGLPLKEGRKRGMELLERHDLAHAANRTIRQLSKGMAQTVQLLGTLVHRPRLVVLDEPFSGLDAINQGKLEGMIRALAEDGVTVIFSTHVIHHAERLCEGVAIIAGGKVPYAGSVETARDRIPAQVRLETRAREGGWTSALPAETRREGDFFYFPLPETGVEPLLKTLIEGDAGILSLSIERAGLHDAFVAIAGEAAARQLEADSQGEGK; this is encoded by the coding sequence ATGACGCCAGACAATGCCGCAGGCAGCTACACTGACGTCAACACTGACGCCCGCCCGCTCGCCATCGAAGCGCGTGGCCTTGTCAAAAGTTTTGACGGCACGAAAGCAGTGGACGGGGTCGACATTTCCGTTCCCGAAGGCGCGATTTACGGCGTGCTGGGCCCTAATGGTGCTGGCAAGACGACGACCTTGCGGATGCTACTTGGCATCATTGACCCCGACGAAGGCGTGCGCATGATCTTTGGCCATGACCGCCCGCACGATATTGGCCGGTTGATCGGCTACTTGCCTGAAGAGCGCGGGCTTTACCCTGCGATGAAAGCGATTGAGGCGATTGCTTTTATGGGCGCGCTTCGCGGACTGCCTTTGAAAGAAGGGCGCAAGCGCGGTATGGAACTGCTTGAGCGGCACGATCTCGCCCACGCCGCAAATCGCACCATTCGCCAGCTTTCCAAAGGCATGGCTCAGACCGTGCAACTGCTCGGCACGCTGGTTCACCGGCCGCGTCTGGTTGTGCTGGATGAACCTTTCTCTGGCCTCGATGCGATCAATCAGGGCAAGCTTGAGGGCATGATCCGCGCGCTTGCAGAAGATGGCGTTACCGTGATCTTCTCAACCCACGTCATCCACCATGCAGAGCGATTGTGCGAAGGTGTTGCCATTATCGCAGGCGGCAAAGTGCCATATGCGGGAAGCGTTGAAACCGCGCGTGATCGCATCCCGGCGCAGGTGCGTCTTGAGACGCGCGCACGCGAAGGCGGGTGGACTTCGGCGCTTCCAGCAGAAACCCGGCGTGAAGGGGATTTTTTCTACTTCCCGCTTCCCGAAACAGGCGTTGAGCCGCTGCTCAAGACACTGATTGAAGGGGATGCTGGTATTCTCTCGCTCTCGATTGAGCGCGCCGGTCTGCATGATGCCTTTGTCGCGATTGCAGGCGAGGCGGCAGCGCGCCAGCTTGAGGCCGACAGTCAAGGAGAGGGAAAATGA
- the queG gene encoding tRNA epoxyqueuosine(34) reductase QueG, with amino-acid sequence MVNARATSTITHAIEEKAREIGFASVGFTTAAEDPVRARRLEEWLGEGRHGTMEWMEARLHHRRSPQGLWPDARSVIALGMSYAPALDPLALETHGERARISVYAQGRDYHDVVKKRLKALARWLVEQEPESELKVFVDTAPVMEKPLGEASGIGWQGKHTNLVSAQHGSWLFLGAIYTTLELEPSEPHRDQCGSCRACLDSCPTNAFPSPYTLDARRCISYLTIEHKGPIAEEFREALGNRIYGCDDCLAVCPWNKFASEAYRASEFLPRAELTAPRLAELLSLDDAGFRRLFSGSPIKRIGRDRFVRNCLYAAGNSGDAALLSQVEMLTQDPDPVVADAARWAKAKLA; translated from the coding sequence ATGGTTAACGCGCGCGCAACCTCTACCATCACCCACGCTATTGAAGAAAAAGCGCGCGAAATCGGTTTTGCGAGCGTCGGCTTCACTACAGCTGCCGAAGATCCTGTGCGCGCAAGGCGGCTTGAAGAATGGTTGGGTGAGGGACGTCATGGCACGATGGAGTGGATGGAGGCGCGCCTTCACCACCGCCGCTCACCCCAAGGGCTTTGGCCAGATGCGCGTTCTGTCATTGCGCTTGGCATGAGCTATGCGCCTGCGCTTGATCCATTGGCGTTGGAGACGCACGGCGAGCGGGCTCGCATCTCTGTTTATGCGCAAGGGCGCGACTATCATGACGTCGTGAAGAAGCGGCTGAAAGCACTTGCACGCTGGCTGGTGGAGCAAGAGCCTGAGAGCGAGCTTAAGGTCTTCGTCGATACAGCGCCCGTTATGGAAAAGCCTTTGGGCGAGGCGTCGGGGATTGGTTGGCAGGGCAAGCACACCAATTTGGTGAGCGCTCAGCACGGCAGCTGGCTTTTTCTGGGAGCGATTTACACGACGCTGGAGCTTGAGCCATCCGAGCCGCACCGCGATCAATGCGGATCGTGCCGCGCGTGTTTGGACAGCTGCCCTACCAATGCCTTTCCAAGCCCCTACACGCTCGATGCGCGGCGCTGCATTTCTTACCTCACAATTGAGCACAAGGGTCCGATTGCGGAGGAATTTCGAGAGGCCCTTGGAAACCGCATATACGGTTGTGACGACTGTCTGGCAGTGTGCCCTTGGAACAAGTTTGCATCCGAAGCCTATAGGGCGAGCGAGTTTTTACCGCGCGCCGAACTCACCGCTCCGCGATTGGCTGAATTGCTTTCCCTCGATGATGCAGGGTTCAGGCGGCTGTTCTCGGGCTCCCCGATCAAGCGGATCGGGCGGGATCGTTTTGTGCGAAACTGTCTTTATGCGGCTGGAAATAGCGGGGATGCGGCGCTGCTTTCGCAAGTCGAGATGCTGACACAGGACCCTGATCCGGTGGTGGCCGATGCTGCACGTTGGGCCAAGGCGAAGCTGGCTTAA
- a CDS encoding CaiB/BaiF CoA-transferase family protein, with product MGVEPNDGQPMLSGLKVIDLTSVVFGPYATQILADYGAQVTKIEAPGGDVYRYGAKPAKTPGMGPGFIALNRGKKSVMLDLKRSGDVERLQTLLQDADVFIHNVREDAIGRLGFDYNAVRALNPEIIYVHCVGFGSGGPYAGLQAYDDVIQAASGTTSLLPRVDGNTRPRYLPSLIADKVAGLHAAYAVMAAITHRLRTGRGQRIEVPMLEAFTSFMMKEHLDGKTFDPPNGDAAYGRQVDPNRQPFETKDGWISIVPYILPHFPLVVGLLGDKTMAEDERWRDPANIVAAAPELYARIGELTLTKTTDECVEILRAANIPCMPAVDLNDVIHDPHLNETGFFERCEHPSEGALYQMRDPNRFSDWQQGDLGHAPRLGEHNDES from the coding sequence ATGGGAGTGGAGCCAAACGACGGTCAGCCCATGCTTTCAGGGCTCAAGGTCATTGACCTGACCAGTGTTGTTTTCGGCCCCTATGCGACCCAGATCCTCGCCGACTATGGCGCACAGGTCACCAAGATCGAGGCACCGGGCGGTGATGTCTATCGCTACGGGGCAAAGCCCGCCAAGACCCCCGGCATGGGCCCCGGATTTATCGCGCTCAATCGCGGTAAAAAGTCCGTGATGCTGGACCTTAAACGATCAGGCGATGTGGAGCGGCTCCAGACACTCCTGCAAGATGCCGATGTGTTCATTCACAATGTGCGCGAAGACGCGATTGGGCGGCTCGGTTTTGATTATAATGCGGTGCGCGCGCTTAACCCCGAAATCATTTACGTCCACTGCGTCGGCTTTGGTTCGGGCGGGCCCTATGCTGGCCTTCAAGCCTACGATGACGTCATTCAGGCCGCGAGCGGCACGACGTCACTTCTGCCGCGCGTCGATGGCAACACACGCCCGCGCTATCTCCCCTCGCTTATCGCGGACAAGGTCGCAGGGCTTCATGCCGCCTATGCGGTGATGGCTGCGATCACGCACCGCCTTCGCACTGGCCGCGGCCAGCGTATCGAAGTCCCCATGCTCGAAGCGTTTACAAGCTTCATGATGAAGGAGCATTTGGACGGCAAAACCTTTGATCCACCCAATGGCGATGCCGCTTACGGGCGACAGGTTGACCCCAATCGTCAGCCGTTTGAAACCAAGGATGGTTGGATCAGCATCGTGCCTTATATCCTCCCGCACTTCCCGTTGGTGGTTGGCCTCTTGGGCGACAAGACAATGGCCGAGGACGAACGCTGGCGTGACCCAGCAAACATCGTCGCCGCTGCGCCCGAGTTATACGCGCGCATCGGCGAATTGACGCTGACCAAGACGACAGATGAATGCGTCGAAATCCTGCGCGCCGCCAATATCCCATGTATGCCAGCGGTCGATTTGAACGATGTGATCCACGATCCACACCTCAATGAAACCGGCTTCTTCGAACGCTGCGAGCATCCCAGCGAAGGCGCGCTTTACCAGATGCGCGACCCCAACCGGTTCAGTGATTGGCAGCAAGGCGACCTCGGCCATGCGCCGCGCCTCGGCGAACACAACGACGAAAGTTAA
- a CDS encoding NAD(P)/FAD-dependent oxidoreductase, producing the protein MSDATASSGSADVVIVGTGHGAAQAAIALRQQGHEGPIMMIGREKLAPYERPPLSKEYLAGDKTFERIMIRPEKFWADKGVELRLGAGVTEIDWMRHELTLSDGAKVGYRKLIWSGGADPRRLSIPGANLKGIFYVRDKADADGMMAALEAGAKRAVVIGGGYIGLEAAAVLRKMGCEVTVVEMQDRLLARVAGLPVSEFYAEEHRRQGVDIRLSQGVSEIVGEDGAVTGVLLDNGETLPADMVIVGIGIIPAVAPLIAAGAAGSNGVDVDVFCRTTLDDVFAIGDCAAHANPYADSAVIRLESVQNANDMANTVAKAIAGEKQPYKALPWFWSNQYDLKLQTAGLNTGYDATVLRGDPATRKFTVVYMKEGRPIAFDCVGTMKDYVQARKLLESEPGKIDPELLADTDVPIKEMM; encoded by the coding sequence ATGAGTGATGCAACAGCTTCTTCCGGCTCAGCCGATGTCGTAATCGTAGGCACCGGGCACGGCGCGGCACAGGCCGCTATTGCCCTGCGGCAACAAGGGCATGAGGGTCCGATCATGATGATCGGGCGCGAGAAGCTTGCCCCTTATGAACGCCCGCCCTTGTCCAAGGAATACCTTGCAGGCGACAAGACGTTTGAGCGGATCATGATCCGCCCGGAAAAATTCTGGGCCGATAAAGGGGTTGAACTTCGCCTCGGTGCCGGGGTCACTGAAATCGACTGGATGCGGCATGAGTTGACGCTCTCAGACGGCGCGAAAGTGGGCTATCGCAAGCTTATCTGGTCAGGCGGTGCGGACCCTCGGCGTCTCAGCATTCCCGGCGCAAACCTCAAAGGCATTTTCTACGTGCGCGACAAGGCCGATGCCGATGGCATGATGGCCGCGCTAGAGGCTGGCGCTAAACGCGCAGTCGTGATCGGTGGCGGCTATATCGGACTGGAAGCCGCGGCCGTGCTTCGCAAAATGGGTTGCGAAGTCACTGTGGTTGAAATGCAGGACCGCCTGCTCGCACGCGTGGCCGGCCTTCCCGTCTCAGAATTTTACGCCGAGGAACATCGGCGTCAGGGGGTCGATATTCGCCTGTCCCAAGGGGTGAGCGAGATTGTTGGCGAGGATGGAGCCGTGACCGGCGTGCTCCTCGACAATGGCGAAACCTTGCCAGCGGACATGGTGATCGTCGGGATTGGCATTATCCCGGCAGTCGCTCCATTGATTGCAGCGGGCGCAGCGGGATCAAACGGTGTCGATGTCGATGTGTTCTGCCGCACGACGCTGGACGATGTGTTTGCGATTGGCGACTGCGCAGCCCACGCCAACCCTTACGCCGATAGCGCTGTTATCAGGCTGGAGTCCGTGCAGAACGCCAATGACATGGCGAACACCGTGGCCAAAGCTATTGCGGGAGAGAAACAACCCTACAAGGCTCTGCCGTGGTTCTGGTCGAACCAGTATGACCTGAAGCTTCAAACCGCTGGCCTTAACACCGGGTACGATGCAACCGTGCTGCGCGGCGACCCTGCAACGCGCAAATTCACCGTGGTTTACATGAAAGAAGGGCGGCCCATCGCCTTTGACTGTGTCGGCACGATGAAGGACTACGTTCAGGCGCGCAAACTTCTCGAAAGCGAGCCGGGCAAGATTGATCCAGAGCTTCTCGCAGACACAGACGTTCCAATCAAAGAGATGATGTAA